From the genome of Amycolatopsis sp. NBC_01488, one region includes:
- a CDS encoding SAM-dependent methyltransferase yields MSETLSPSQKPVGVDPDRPSIARIYDGFLGGNNYYEVDRVVMEKIRAAVPEAVDIARGNRGFHNRALRMLASQTKIRQFLDCGSGLPTAENTHQIVQRIDKDHTVVYVDNDPVVLAHGRALLVENDFTHMVEADIFQPEAVLGNDEVRGHIDFSEPVALLHVGTMHHFEGDGAVDVMREYIDALAPGSYVVLSHFFDPEVPELTAIAKRIEQILVQGPLGAGRFRTRVEIEAMLPGLEFLPPNATSAPGLAVCDEWWPDGPRLTPLSNSAKCVAGIVGVKR; encoded by the coding sequence ATGTCCGAGACGCTGTCCCCGAGCCAGAAGCCGGTGGGAGTCGACCCCGACCGGCCGAGCATCGCGCGGATCTACGACGGCTTCCTCGGCGGCAACAACTACTACGAAGTCGACCGCGTCGTGATGGAGAAGATCCGCGCGGCCGTGCCGGAGGCGGTCGACATCGCCCGCGGCAACCGCGGATTCCACAACCGCGCGCTGCGGATGCTGGCGAGCCAGACCAAGATCCGGCAGTTCCTCGACTGCGGGTCCGGGCTGCCGACGGCGGAGAACACGCACCAGATCGTCCAGCGCATCGACAAGGACCACACCGTCGTCTACGTCGACAACGACCCGGTGGTCCTCGCGCACGGCCGCGCGCTGCTCGTGGAGAACGACTTCACGCACATGGTCGAAGCGGACATCTTCCAGCCGGAAGCGGTGCTCGGCAACGACGAGGTGCGCGGCCACATCGACTTCTCGGAGCCGGTCGCGCTGCTGCACGTCGGCACGATGCACCACTTCGAGGGCGACGGCGCGGTCGACGTCATGCGCGAGTACATCGACGCGCTGGCCCCGGGTTCGTACGTGGTGCTGTCGCACTTCTTCGACCCCGAGGTGCCGGAGCTGACCGCGATCGCCAAGCGCATCGAGCAGATCCTGGTCCAGGGCCCGCTGGGCGCCGGCCGGTTCCGCACCCGCGTGGAGATCGAAGCCATGCTGCCGGGACTGGAGTTCCTGCCGCCGAACGCGACGTCCGCGCCCGGCCTGGCGGTGTGCGACGAGTGGTGGCCGGACGGTCCCCGGCTCACGCCCCTGTCGAATTCGGCGAAGTGCGTGGCCGGGATCGTCGGCGTCAAGCGCTAG
- a CDS encoding sugar phosphate isomerase/epimerase family protein gives MSELSVQLYSVRDAFAADPDGTLRRLAAIGFTRVEPYGVVENVEALRAGLPSNGLTAPTAHARLIGADQAAVFAAAAELGIGLVIDPLVKPEQWQDPADIAATADALNAAAKVAAEHGVGVGYHNHWWELESRIDGRSAFEVFADQLDPAVALEVDTYWATAGGEDAPALLRRLGDRVRAIHVKDGGLATDATGQVPAGQGRVPVADVLAAAPDALRVVEFDAYDGDLFEAIAAGHAYLTGAGR, from the coding sequence ATGAGCGAGCTTTCCGTGCAGCTGTACTCGGTCCGCGACGCCTTCGCGGCCGACCCCGACGGCACCCTGCGGCGGCTCGCCGCGATCGGCTTCACGCGGGTCGAGCCGTACGGCGTCGTCGAAAACGTCGAAGCGCTGCGGGCCGGCCTGCCGTCGAACGGGCTGACCGCCCCGACCGCGCACGCCCGCCTGATCGGCGCCGACCAGGCGGCCGTCTTCGCCGCCGCGGCCGAGCTGGGCATCGGCCTGGTCATCGACCCGCTCGTCAAGCCGGAGCAGTGGCAGGACCCGGCCGACATCGCGGCCACGGCGGACGCGCTCAACGCCGCCGCCAAGGTCGCGGCCGAGCACGGTGTCGGAGTCGGCTACCACAACCACTGGTGGGAGCTGGAATCGCGGATCGACGGCCGCAGCGCCTTCGAGGTGTTCGCCGACCAGCTCGACCCGGCCGTCGCGCTGGAGGTCGACACGTACTGGGCGACCGCGGGCGGCGAGGACGCGCCCGCGCTGCTGCGCCGGCTCGGCGACCGCGTCCGCGCGATCCACGTCAAGGACGGCGGCCTGGCCACCGACGCCACCGGCCAGGTGCCCGCCGGGCAGGGCCGGGTGCCGGTCGCCGACGTGCTGGCCGCCGCGCCGGACGCGCTGCGCGTGGTCGAGTTCGACGCCTACGACGGTGACCTCTTCGAGGCCATCGCCGCCGGCCACGCCTACCTGACCGGCGCCGGCCGGTGA